The Candidatus Desulfofervidus auxilii DNA segment GGGGAAGTTTCTGGAATTGGGATGCTAAGGAAATTTGGTCTGTTCTTACTTGGTTAGTTTATGCTATACTATTACATGAGAGGTTAGCCATAGGTTGGCGAGGTCGTCGTGCTGCATGGCTTTCTATTATTGGTTTTGGATTTTTAATTTTTACCTTTTTGGGGGTTAATTACTTTTTAAAAACTTATCATAGTTTTAGATAAAAATGGATAATTGGATTGTTTTAGTCGGGGTAAATCATAAGACAGCTCCAGTAGAAGTGAGAGAAAAATTGGGTACCAGTGGTAACTCAGAGGAAATTCTATCTCAACTGGCACAGCTTTCTCCTTTAAGAGAAGTTTTATTCCTCTCCACCTGTAACCGTGTAGAAATTCTTTTTACTACCAAACAATCCGCTGAAACAGGTGTAAAGGCGGTAAAGCAATTTCTAGCCGATTTTAATCAGATTCCCATAAGCCAATTTGAGAACGCCCTTTATGTGTATCAACAGACAGAAGCAGTGGCACATGTTTTTCGAGTATCTTCCTCTCTAGATTCTATGGTGATAGGTGAACCTCAGATTCTAGGTCAAATAAAAGATGCCTATCGTCTGGCTTTAAAACACCGTTTAGCTGGGCCCATTTTAAACCGTCTTTTACATAAGGCCTTTTCGGTAGCTAAAAGAATTCGGACAGAGACAAAACTAGCACATCATGCAGTCTCTATTAGCTATGCTGCAGTAGAGATGGCTAAAAGAATATTTAGTCATCTAGAGGGCAAAAAGATTATGCTTATTGGGGCAGGAGAGATGGCAGAATTGGCAGCACAGCATCTTTTGAATAATGGAGTAAAAAGTATTGTGGTGGCAAATAGAACCTTAGAAAGGGCAATTGAATTGGCAGAAAGATTTCAGGGTAAAGCTATCTCTATGGAGGAAATAAAAGAAGGTTTAAAAGAGGTAGACATTATTATTAGCTCTACCGGTGCCCCCAATTTTATCCTATTAGAAAAAGATGTAAGGCAAAGTATGCGTGCTCGTCGGCACCGCCCTATATTTTTCATTGACATCGCCGTTCCTAGAGATATAGATCCCCAAATAAACCAAATAGATAATGCTTATGTATATGACATAGATGACTTACAAGGCGTAGTAGAGGCAAACAAAATCAAGCGCCAGAAAGAAGCACAAAAAGCAGAACGGATTATAGAAGAAGAAACCATCAAGTTTAAGCTATGGCTGGAAACCTTATCTGTAGTACCGACTATCATTGCTTTAAAACATAAACTAGAGGAAAT contains these protein-coding regions:
- the hemA gene encoding glutamyl-tRNA reductase; the encoded protein is MDNWIVLVGVNHKTAPVEVREKLGTSGNSEEILSQLAQLSPLREVLFLSTCNRVEILFTTKQSAETGVKAVKQFLADFNQIPISQFENALYVYQQTEAVAHVFRVSSSLDSMVIGEPQILGQIKDAYRLALKHRLAGPILNRLLHKAFSVAKRIRTETKLAHHAVSISYAAVEMAKRIFSHLEGKKIMLIGAGEMAELAAQHLLNNGVKSIVVANRTLERAIELAERFQGKAISMEEIKEGLKEVDIIISSTGAPNFILLEKDVRQSMRARRHRPIFFIDIAVPRDIDPQINQIDNAYVYDIDDLQGVVEANKIKRQKEAQKAERIIEEETIKFKLWLETLSVVPTIIALKHKLEEIKHAELNKTFNQLKHLSEKDKEAIAVMTEAMIKKILHDPIQFLKQKENRERIDLYLDITRRLFNLDNHEEQERGYHKKTEFKE